In Anaerolineales bacterium, the following proteins share a genomic window:
- a CDS encoding ParA family protein, translating to MTYSIAVSNEKGGVAKTTTTLSLGAALAELNHRVLLIDLDPQANLSLALGLETGEAEITSANVLIENSAIKSAIRRTDVANLELIPSNSRIESAEQYLPMRSNYLSTLRQAILTGTLNYDYILFDCPPALGAITLNALSASDLLIIPTQAEYFSAYALRNMMGSIRRIRQESNPNLAYRILVTLLDRRNRTHRNIFEQLQTTFGQGVFTSVIEIDTKLRESPIAGMPITQYRPTSRGSQQYRVLAQELIEYAKEEAGRQTA from the coding sequence ATGACCTATTCCATTGCAGTATCCAATGAAAAAGGCGGCGTGGCCAAGACCACCACCACGCTTTCCCTCGGCGCGGCGTTGGCAGAACTCAATCACCGTGTCTTGCTGATTGACCTTGATCCGCAAGCCAACCTCAGCCTAGCGCTGGGGCTGGAGACCGGCGAAGCGGAGATCACTTCGGCAAATGTGCTCATCGAGAATTCGGCGATCAAATCCGCCATCCGCAGGACGGATGTGGCGAACCTTGAACTGATTCCATCCAACTCGCGGATCGAAAGCGCGGAGCAATACTTGCCGATGCGGAGCAATTATCTTTCGACACTGCGTCAAGCAATTCTTACCGGAACGCTCAACTACGATTACATCTTGTTCGATTGCCCGCCCGCTTTGGGAGCCATCACGCTGAACGCGCTGTCGGCTTCGGATTTGTTGATCATCCCCACTCAAGCGGAATATTTTTCAGCATACGCCTTGCGGAACATGATGGGTTCGATCCGTCGCATCCGGCAGGAGAGTAACCCAAATCTCGCGTATCGAATTCTGGTCACGTTGCTAGACCGCAGGAATCGAACGCATCGCAACATCTTTGAGCAGTTGCAGACCACCTTTGGGCAGGGTGTCTTTACCAGCGTCATTGAAATTGACACGAAACTCCGGGAAAGCCCCATTGCCGGAATGCCGATCACGCAATATCGCCCCACAAGCCGCGGCTCGCAGCAATACCGCGTCCTTGCTCAGGAGTTAATCGAGTATGCCAAAGAAGAAGCCGGCCGCCAAACGGCTTGA